One Bosea sp. 685 DNA segment encodes these proteins:
- a CDS encoding lipopolysaccharide biosynthesis protein — protein sequence MTVLLPFVINAGLNFVLGLLIAFFLGPAEFGRYAIGAAIIVLVNTALLDWLRISALRFYSLTTRETQPEIRATLDLLVAGICISLCGLLVVAVAVGIDFKLPAMLLAAAVLAGIGAGLFDYHGAIARARFLDAAYARLIIVKNVMALILMVGGAWWTRDPTVVLLGGLLSAAVALLAVRRALADAPLSLAAARKDVAWGFFVYALPLVAGNAIYSLIPLLNRSLLADAQGYAEAGYFSLASDMGLRLFGTLGATLEIVLLREIIRLDETRGRIAAQKRIAKNVLLVLMVALPVAAGLWMVLPAFDRLIVPPSFQGRFANYMAILIPGFAAITIFQAAFYPVFLIGKRTGIATLAALLGLGVNLALGLGLAATLGPAAYAFGQTAAFLVVLAVMATAALRVLPVLPPLRDCVLVVLATAVMAAVIWPLRRQFSAPVELALQVTVGVAVYGTLILACDVARCRTTARLWWATRRIPRS from the coding sequence ATGACCGTCCTGCTGCCCTTCGTCATCAATGCCGGGCTGAACTTCGTCCTCGGTCTGCTCATCGCCTTCTTCCTCGGCCCGGCCGAGTTCGGCCGTTACGCCATAGGCGCGGCCATCATCGTGCTGGTCAATACGGCGCTGCTCGACTGGCTGAGGATATCGGCCCTGCGTTTCTATTCGCTGACGACTCGCGAGACCCAGCCCGAAATCCGCGCGACGCTCGACCTCCTGGTCGCGGGCATCTGCATCTCGCTTTGCGGCCTGCTCGTCGTCGCGGTCGCGGTTGGCATCGACTTCAAATTGCCCGCGATGCTGCTGGCAGCCGCTGTGCTGGCCGGGATCGGCGCCGGGCTGTTCGACTATCACGGGGCGATCGCCCGCGCCCGCTTCCTCGACGCCGCCTATGCCCGGCTGATCATCGTCAAGAACGTCATGGCGCTGATCCTGATGGTCGGCGGGGCCTGGTGGACGCGGGATCCGACCGTGGTGTTGCTCGGCGGCCTGCTCAGCGCCGCGGTCGCACTCCTGGCGGTACGCCGCGCGCTCGCCGATGCACCGCTCTCGCTGGCCGCCGCGCGCAAGGACGTTGCCTGGGGCTTCTTCGTCTATGCGCTGCCGCTTGTCGCCGGCAATGCGATCTATTCCTTGATCCCGCTGCTCAACCGTTCGCTGCTCGCCGATGCGCAGGGCTATGCCGAGGCCGGCTATTTCTCGCTGGCCTCCGATATGGGTTTGCGCCTGTTCGGCACGCTGGGGGCGACACTCGAGATCGTGCTGCTGCGCGAGATCATCCGCCTCGACGAGACGCGCGGCCGGATCGCCGCGCAAAAGCGCATCGCCAAAAACGTCCTGCTCGTGCTGATGGTCGCCTTGCCGGTCGCGGCCGGGCTGTGGATGGTGCTGCCGGCCTTCGACCGCTTGATCGTGCCGCCGAGCTTCCAGGGCCGTTTCGCCAACTACATGGCGATCCTGATCCCGGGCTTCGCCGCGATCACGATCTTCCAGGCCGCCTTCTACCCGGTCTTCCTGATCGGCAAGCGCACCGGCATCGCGACGCTTGCCGCGCTGCTCGGGCTTGGCGTCAATCTCGCGCTCGGGCTCGGCCTGGCGGCGACGCTCGGGCCGGCCGCCTATGCCTTTGGCCAGACGGCGGCCTTCCTGGTCGTGCTCGCGGTGATGGCGACGGCGGCCTTGCGCGTGCTGCCGGTTTTGCCGCCGCTGCGCGATTGCGTCCTGGTCGTGCTGGCGACGGCCGTGATGGCGGCGGTGATCTGGCCGTTGCGACGGCAATTCTCCGCCCCGGTCGAATTGGCCTTGCAGGTCACTGTGGGCGTCGCGGTCTATGGCACACTCATCCTCGCCTGCGACGTCGCGCGCTGCCGCACGACGGCGCGGCTCTGGTGGGCGACCCGGCGAATCCCGCGCAGCTGA
- a CDS encoding sulfite exporter TauE/SafE family protein — translation MPSEPLFYLVGWATTLVIAIGKSAFGGGLAILGIPLLAIVTEPLDAAIMVAMLVSLMDMMALRSFGASTWSKPDLVWLLPGLVVGIGIGYLVFVRIDPRIVTLLIGLTTLAFTAQWFLKGRLAAPGSRPVSGKLALLAGTASGFTTFVAHAGGPPVAMYLLGRGLPKSTLVGTTIALFTLGNWLKLPPYFALGLKHTEALWGALALAPAVPIGIWLGHVVHRKLDQKTLFIWCYGLLAVAAAKLSVDAALALLR, via the coding sequence ATGCCGAGCGAACCGCTGTTCTACCTCGTCGGCTGGGCGACGACGCTGGTCATCGCCATCGGCAAGAGCGCCTTTGGCGGCGGGCTCGCTATTCTCGGAATTCCATTGCTGGCGATCGTCACTGAACCGCTCGACGCCGCGATCATGGTCGCCATGCTGGTCTCGCTGATGGACATGATGGCGCTGCGCAGCTTCGGCGCCTCGACCTGGTCGAAGCCTGATCTCGTCTGGCTCCTGCCCGGCCTCGTCGTCGGGATCGGCATCGGCTATCTCGTCTTCGTCCGGATCGATCCGCGCATCGTCACGCTTCTGATCGGGCTGACGACGCTCGCCTTCACCGCGCAATGGTTCCTGAAGGGGCGGCTCGCGGCCCCGGGCTCGCGCCCGGTCTCGGGCAAGCTCGCTTTGCTGGCGGGCACGGCTTCGGGCTTCACCACCTTCGTCGCGCATGCGGGGGGACCGCCGGTCGCGATGTATCTGCTCGGGCGCGGCCTGCCCAAGAGCACGCTGGTGGGCACGACCATCGCGCTCTTCACGCTCGGCAACTGGCTGAAGCTGCCGCCCTATTTCGCGCTCGGGCTGAAGCATACCGAGGCCTTGTGGGGCGCGCTCGCGCTCGCGCCGGCCGTGCCGATCGGCATCTGGCTCGGGCATGTCGTGCATCGCAAGCTCGACCAGAAGACGCTGTTCATCTGGTGCTACGGCCTGCTGGCGGTCGCCGCTGCGAAGCTTTCGGTCGATGCGGCGCTCGCGCTATTGCGTTGA
- a CDS encoding GNAT family N-acetyltransferase: MTAPLPPIRDARDSDSEPLATLIAASFAEYPNCFFEWSEFPELRAPASHFAGKGGRLWIADAPGGGIAGSLGVTPVPEQNAVEITKVYADPAFRGSGLAQALFAEALRFAQAGGYGEMMLWSDTRFARGHRFYEKLGFVRWPAARYLADVSETWEYHFRKHLVGPST; this comes from the coding sequence ATGACCGCCCCACTCCCGCCCATCCGCGACGCCCGCGATTCCGATTCCGAGCCGTTGGCCACCCTCATCGCCGCGAGCTTCGCGGAATATCCGAACTGCTTCTTCGAATGGTCTGAATTTCCCGAACTGCGCGCGCCCGCCAGCCATTTCGCCGGGAAGGGCGGCCGGCTCTGGATCGCCGATGCACCCGGCGGCGGCATCGCCGGCTCGCTCGGCGTCACGCCCGTGCCGGAGCAGAACGCGGTCGAGATCACCAAGGTCTATGCCGACCCGGCCTTTCGCGGCTCCGGCCTGGCGCAGGCGCTGTTCGCTGAAGCGCTGCGCTTTGCGCAGGCCGGCGGTTATGGCGAGATGATGTTGTGGTCCGATACGCGCTTCGCGCGCGGCCACCGCTTCTACGAGAAGCTTGGTTTCGTGCGCTGGCCGGCAGCGCGTTACCTCGCCGATGTCTCAGAGACCTGGGAGTATCATTTCCGCAAGCACTTGGTAGGCCCCTCGACATGA
- a CDS encoding DMT family transporter has product MTLPTALRGVLGIALLTAMDAVVKGQMREHPFIVALFMRFAMGSLFALIFVAIARPPRPTRASVIGNTIRVPVVVLTAGSFFYSVSVLPLAEALTLAFLAPVFVALLGALLLKEKLSGRIFQALGFGLAGMLIMVWPRLQGHVSNAELGVAAALFSAVAYAFNLVLLRRIAQKEHPAIIVLFQNGGPALCLAIPAALAFVPMSWADLATYALAGALGVGGHLMLVSAYARAEASRLAPLEYTALIWASLLGYLMFAEVPLFTTFAGALLIVAGAVAVSRR; this is encoded by the coding sequence ATGACGCTCCCGACGGCGCTCCGCGGCGTTCTCGGCATCGCGCTGCTCACCGCCATGGATGCTGTGGTCAAGGGGCAGATGCGCGAGCACCCGTTCATCGTGGCGCTGTTCATGCGCTTCGCCATGGGCAGCCTGTTCGCACTCATCTTCGTCGCCATCGCCCGCCCGCCGCGCCCGACACGGGCAAGCGTGATCGGCAATACGATCCGCGTTCCGGTCGTCGTGCTCACCGCCGGCAGCTTCTTCTATTCGGTCTCGGTGCTGCCGCTGGCGGAGGCCCTGACGCTCGCCTTCCTGGCCCCCGTCTTCGTCGCGCTGCTGGGCGCGCTCCTGCTCAAGGAAAAGCTCAGCGGGCGGATCTTCCAGGCGCTCGGCTTCGGCCTCGCCGGGATGCTCATCATGGTCTGGCCGCGCCTGCAGGGCCATGTCAGCAACGCCGAGCTCGGCGTTGCGGCCGCGCTGTTCTCGGCTGTGGCCTACGCCTTCAATCTGGTCCTGCTCCGGCGCATCGCGCAGAAGGAGCATCCGGCGATCATCGTGCTGTTCCAGAATGGTGGACCGGCCCTGTGCCTCGCCATCCCCGCCGCGCTCGCCTTCGTACCGATGAGCTGGGCCGATCTCGCGACCTATGCCCTGGCCGGCGCACTGGGCGTCGGCGGGCATTTGATGCTGGTTTCAGCCTATGCCCGCGCCGAGGCGTCACGTCTCGCGCCGCTCGAATACACCGCACTGATCTGGGCGAGCCTGCTCGGCTACCTGATGTTCGCAGAGGTGCCGCTGTTCACGACCTTCGCCGGCGCGCTGCTGATCGTCGCGGGCGCGGTGGCGGTGAGCCGGAGGTAG
- a CDS encoding LysR family transcriptional regulator, whose protein sequence is MRPSLESLRVLEACVSARSFARAAERLYLTPAAVSLRMRTLESELGQPLFTRAGRRVVPTAAASVLASHVRKALDGIAGALDEFQAATPPLRLTAPPTFASRWLAPRLARYPAPGAPVIEVDVSADIRDPGAFDVAIRTGRGGWAGLEEYRLAPVEVTPMLAPSLLRARRLDAPEALADFDLLPHPDWDQWFKGAQCATPQGLRFAAVDYPTHELDAGAALAGVGVALLSPALFRPLLTEGVLIAPFQYVLSGPAWHFALMRSDDPRLAPRQFCAWLCEQAREAA, encoded by the coding sequence ATGCGGCCTTCCCTTGAATCTCTGCGAGTCTTGGAAGCCTGCGTCTCCGCCCGGAGCTTCGCGCGTGCGGCCGAACGCCTGTATCTGACGCCGGCGGCGGTCAGCCTACGCATGCGTACGCTGGAGTCCGAACTCGGCCAGCCGCTTTTCACGCGTGCCGGACGGCGGGTGGTCCCGACGGCCGCCGCCTCTGTGCTGGCAAGCCATGTCCGCAAGGCGCTGGATGGAATTGCCGGCGCGCTCGATGAATTTCAGGCGGCGACGCCGCCTCTCAGGCTCACGGCGCCGCCGACATTCGCATCACGTTGGCTTGCCCCGCGTCTGGCGCGTTATCCAGCGCCGGGAGCGCCCGTGATCGAGGTCGACGTGTCCGCGGATATCCGCGACCCCGGCGCGTTCGACGTCGCCATAAGAACTGGCCGCGGCGGATGGGCGGGGCTTGAAGAATATCGGCTCGCGCCGGTTGAAGTGACGCCGATGCTGGCGCCGTCCCTGCTCCGGGCGCGGAGGCTCGATGCGCCGGAGGCGCTGGCTGACTTCGACCTCTTGCCGCATCCCGACTGGGATCAATGGTTCAAGGGTGCGCAATGCGCGACCCCGCAGGGTCTGCGCTTTGCGGCGGTCGATTACCCGACGCATGAGCTGGACGCCGGCGCGGCGCTGGCGGGCGTGGGTGTGGCGCTGTTGTCGCCCGCGTTGTTCCGGCCGCTTTTGACCGAGGGCGTGTTGATCGCGCCGTTTCAATACGTGCTGAGCGGGCCGGCCTGGCATTTTGCCCTGATGCGCAGCGACGACCCCCGCCTGGCGCCCCGGCAGTTTTGCGCCTGGCTTTGCGAGCAGGCCCGGGAGGCGGCATGA
- a CDS encoding DUF3237 domain-containing protein, with the protein MSLQSRHLFTLLITLHPPLELGRTPAGGRRIFPVSGGHFHGERLNGAVSPMIGSDLLLARPDGTFQQDVRLLLVADDGGLILMTYRGVRRASQDVDERLGRGETVDASEYYLRITPYFETSAPAHAWLNGIVAVAKGGRCPDGVEYDVFEVL; encoded by the coding sequence ATGTCCCTGCAATCTCGACACCTGTTTACACTGCTGATCACCCTTCACCCGCCACTGGAGCTAGGCCGGACGCCAGCCGGCGGCCGGCGCATCTTTCCCGTCTCGGGCGGACACTTCCATGGAGAGCGCCTGAACGGCGCGGTATCGCCGATGATCGGCTCCGATCTCCTGCTTGCTCGGCCCGATGGCACATTTCAGCAAGACGTCAGGCTCCTGCTGGTCGCCGATGACGGGGGTCTCATCCTCATGACCTATCGTGGTGTCAGGCGTGCATCACAGGATGTCGATGAGCGCCTGGGGCGCGGCGAAACCGTCGACGCTTCCGAGTATTATCTGCGCATCACACCGTATTTCGAGACCTCCGCGCCTGCGCACGCGTGGCTCAACGGTATTGTCGCGGTCGCGAAGGGCGGACGGTGTCCGGATGGCGTCGAATACGATGTCTTCGAAGTGCTCTAG
- a CDS encoding VOC family protein encodes MFDHVSIGVGEIARSKQFYDATLGALGYRCLSEDEASLGYGRDAVAFWLGAVATPVPPDPGSNLHFCFVAPTRQSVDAFHAAAIAQGGVDNGRPGLRESYGPNYYAAFVVDPDGYRIEAYCGAA; translated from the coding sequence ATGTTCGATCATGTTTCCATCGGCGTTGGCGAGATCGCCCGCTCGAAGCAGTTCTACGATGCCACGCTCGGTGCGCTCGGCTATCGCTGCCTCAGCGAGGACGAGGCCTCGTTGGGCTATGGCCGGGACGCCGTCGCCTTCTGGCTCGGCGCGGTCGCGACGCCGGTGCCGCCCGATCCCGGCTCGAACCTGCATTTCTGCTTCGTTGCGCCGACGCGGCAGAGCGTGGATGCGTTCCATGCCGCGGCGATCGCGCAGGGCGGAGTCGATAACGGCCGGCCCGGCCTGCGGGAATCCTATGGTCCCAATTACTATGCGGCTTTCGTGGTCGACCCGGACGGCTATCGCATCGAGGCTTATTGCGGCGCCGCCTGA
- a CDS encoding AraC family transcriptional regulator: MTATSHLLASGPGWRVRDITCTAGPGDRAFEEQHAHCCIAAVTSGSFSYRSTQGAALLAPGALLLGNQGACFECGHDHAAGDRCLAFQFDPAYLEDILAGVPGVRRLAFARAHLPPSPALAGLMAEMATRAFSSGVDTGSREENASKLRAGAIERSSSIGDCSSGGSTAAYEELAVRLAGAVAATLADALPPTTAPTARDASRITQALRCIEARSDETLSLTELAREAAMSRYHFLRTFKALIGMTPHQFLLRTRLHRSALLLRGSEHGVAQIAFDCGFGDLSTFNRHFRLAMGKSPSAYRTSRDRAASICCLGT; this comes from the coding sequence ATGACTGCGACCTCGCATCTTCTGGCCTCAGGCCCCGGCTGGCGCGTGCGGGACATCACCTGCACGGCGGGGCCGGGCGACCGCGCCTTCGAAGAACAGCACGCGCATTGCTGCATCGCGGCCGTGACGAGCGGCAGCTTCAGCTACCGCTCCACCCAGGGCGCCGCGCTGCTCGCACCGGGCGCACTCCTGCTCGGCAATCAGGGCGCCTGCTTCGAATGCGGCCACGACCATGCGGCCGGCGACCGCTGCCTCGCCTTCCAGTTCGACCCGGCCTATCTGGAAGACATCCTAGCCGGCGTCCCCGGCGTGCGGCGGCTCGCTTTCGCCCGCGCCCATCTGCCGCCCTCGCCGGCGCTCGCGGGCTTGATGGCCGAGATGGCGACGAGAGCGTTTTCGAGCGGAGTGGATACCGGGTCGCGTGAAGAAAACGCGTCGAAACTAAGGGCAGGAGCAATAGAACGATCCAGTTCGATCGGAGATTGCTCTAGCGGCGGCAGCACCGCTGCCTATGAGGAACTTGCGGTCCGACTGGCTGGCGCAGTGGCGGCGACGCTCGCGGATGCACTGCCGCCAACAACCGCGCCGACGGCGCGTGACGCCAGCCGCATCACCCAGGCCCTGCGATGCATCGAGGCGCGCTCCGACGAGACCCTGAGCCTGACCGAGCTCGCCCGGGAAGCCGCGATGAGCCGCTATCATTTCCTGCGGACATTCAAGGCGCTGATCGGCATGACGCCGCATCAGTTCCTGCTCAGGACACGCCTGCATCGCTCCGCGCTCCTGCTGCGTGGCTCGGAGCATGGCGTCGCGCAGATCGCCTTCGATTGCGGCTTCGGCGATCTCTCGACCTTCAACCGCCATTTCCGTCTGGCAATGGGCAAAAGCCCCAGCGCCTATCGCACGAGCCGGGACCGCGCCGCCTCAATATGCTGTCTTGGCACGTAA
- a CDS encoding cold-shock protein, with the protein MTTGTVKWFNSTKGFGFIQPDDGSQDVFVHISAVERAGMRDLQEGQKLGFEVARDNRSGKMAAEQLQAA; encoded by the coding sequence ATGACCACCGGCACAGTGAAATGGTTCAATTCCACCAAGGGTTTCGGCTTCATTCAGCCTGACGACGGCAGTCAGGATGTGTTTGTCCATATCTCCGCCGTCGAGCGCGCTGGAATGCGCGACTTGCAGGAGGGCCAGAAGCTCGGCTTCGAGGTCGCCCGCGACAACAGGTCTGGCAAGATGGCTGCCGAGCAGCTCCAGGCAGCGTGA
- a CDS encoding sensor histidine kinase: protein MSSPVPKDTSLEWDAGSLRRAVRAAGVALWSWNVDDDGFAMDEQAFTMWGVPQSDEVKFEDLSAHIHPADRDRVRAAFTATRGIVGPYEIDFRILVGDEIRWISARGLGDDSGLHNGVMYGVFLDVTGRKQAEEGHELLAGEMSHRVKNLLAIAMGLTHITSRSTTTAAEMASDLTGRLAALGRAHDLVRPLPGHQGAAALLGDLLSILLSPYEDMGAFSGRIRVAVPRMGVSEGAATTLSLIIHELATNSLKYGALSADTGTLDVSGTSDDDETTIIWTERGGPSVEPPNGAGGYGSKLVIRSISSQLGGSISYDWSTEGVIVTLKMGTTKLAK, encoded by the coding sequence ATGAGTTCGCCCGTGCCAAAAGACACCTCTCTCGAATGGGACGCCGGCAGCCTGCGCCGGGCGGTTCGCGCCGCCGGTGTTGCTCTGTGGTCGTGGAACGTCGACGATGACGGGTTCGCGATGGACGAGCAGGCCTTTACGATGTGGGGCGTGCCGCAGAGCGACGAGGTCAAATTCGAGGATCTGTCGGCTCACATCCATCCTGCCGACAGGGATAGGGTCCGGGCGGCCTTTACCGCGACCCGAGGCATTGTCGGGCCTTATGAGATCGATTTTCGCATATTGGTCGGCGACGAAATCCGCTGGATATCGGCCCGCGGTCTCGGCGATGATTCCGGGCTTCACAACGGAGTGATGTACGGCGTCTTCCTTGATGTTACGGGCCGCAAGCAAGCTGAAGAGGGTCATGAACTGCTCGCAGGCGAGATGAGCCACCGGGTCAAGAACCTCTTGGCGATCGCCATGGGACTGACTCATATCACGTCGAGATCGACGACGACGGCGGCGGAGATGGCGTCCGACCTGACAGGACGTCTGGCGGCGCTCGGCCGGGCTCATGACCTGGTTCGCCCCCTGCCTGGGCATCAGGGAGCGGCAGCGCTTCTGGGCGACCTGCTCTCGATCCTGCTTTCGCCTTACGAGGACATGGGGGCCTTCAGCGGGCGCATTCGTGTCGCCGTTCCTCGCATGGGGGTCAGCGAGGGAGCCGCCACGACCTTGTCCCTGATCATCCATGAGCTGGCGACAAACTCGCTTAAATACGGCGCGCTTTCAGCCGATACGGGTACGCTCGACGTTTCAGGCACTTCCGACGACGACGAAACCACGATCATCTGGACGGAACGGGGCGGGCCTTCCGTCGAGCCTCCCAATGGAGCCGGCGGGTACGGCAGCAAGCTCGTCATTCGAAGCATATCGAGCCAGCTCGGCGGTTCCATAAGCTATGACTGGTCGACTGAGGGGGTCATCGTGACGCTCAAGATGGGAACGACCAAACTCGCAAAATAA
- a CDS encoding response regulator, with product MSTPVVSTPVVLVVEDDTLIRMDAVAMIEDGGYEVIEAIGADEAVILLETRSDIRVVFTDIEMPGSMDGLKLVHAIRQRWPPIVLIVASGRPQPAPADMPQDTVFLQKPYRAAQILEVLAGIK from the coding sequence ATGTCCACCCCCGTCGTCTCCACCCCCGTCGTCCTTGTCGTCGAAGATGACACCCTGATCCGCATGGATGCTGTCGCGATGATCGAAGACGGGGGCTACGAGGTCATCGAGGCGATTGGCGCCGATGAGGCCGTCATCCTATTGGAAACCCGCTCGGACATCCGGGTTGTCTTCACCGATATCGAGATGCCCGGATCCATGGACGGCCTGAAGCTGGTCCACGCAATTCGGCAACGCTGGCCACCTATCGTCCTGATCGTCGCATCAGGACGCCCGCAGCCTGCGCCTGCCGATATGCCTCAAGACACCGTGTTCCTGCAAAAACCCTATCGGGCGGCGCAGATATTGGAGGTTCTGGCGGGCATCAAGTAG
- a CDS encoding PaaI family thioesterase: MAREVGVVSREVLLAEDGLSFLRGMVEGRHPGPPFADAMDLDLVEVEEGRVVFVGKPSMRFFNPLGTIHGGWTATILDSAMACAAHTTLKAGEGYTTLEMKLNYVRPVMPDSGTVRCEGKLIHRGGTVATTEGRLVDERGKLLAHGTETCLIFPAKTL; the protein is encoded by the coding sequence ATGGCGCGCGAGGTCGGTGTCGTTTCCCGTGAGGTCCTGCTGGCCGAGGATGGCCTCAGCTTCCTGCGCGGCATGGTCGAGGGTCGCCATCCCGGCCCGCCCTTCGCGGATGCGATGGATCTCGATCTCGTCGAGGTCGAGGAGGGGCGCGTCGTCTTCGTCGGCAAGCCCTCAATGCGCTTCTTCAATCCGCTCGGCACGATCCATGGCGGCTGGACGGCGACGATCCTCGATTCCGCCATGGCCTGCGCCGCGCACACCACGCTGAAGGCGGGCGAGGGCTATACGACGCTGGAGATGAAGCTCAACTATGTCCGACCGGTCATGCCCGATAGCGGCACGGTGCGCTGCGAGGGCAAGCTGATCCATCGCGGCGGCACAGTCGCGACGACCGAAGGCCGCCTCGTCGACGAGCGCGGCAAGCTGCTCGCGCACGGCACCGAGACCTGCCTGATCTTTCCGGCGAAAACGCTCTAG
- a CDS encoding MarR family winged helix-turn-helix transcriptional regulator, whose amino-acid sequence MTTAVPDPRLDDIARSCVALHVRMTARAVTRAYDEAMRPSGLKITQFVLLSALSTGAWRSVTELAERFALERTSLTRNLQLLAAEALIVPVACKGRASVYAVTEKGRAAIEAAIPYWHQAQERIEGGLGKERWSETREGLKALRRVARLAD is encoded by the coding sequence ATGACGACAGCTGTGCCCGATCCCCGGCTCGACGATATCGCCCGCTCCTGCGTGGCGCTGCATGTGCGCATGACGGCGCGGGCGGTGACGCGAGCCTATGACGAGGCGATGCGCCCGAGCGGGTTGAAGATCACGCAGTTCGTGCTGCTCTCGGCGCTCAGCACCGGGGCCTGGCGCTCCGTCACCGAATTGGCCGAGCGCTTCGCCCTGGAGCGCACCTCGCTGACCCGCAATCTGCAATTGCTGGCGGCCGAGGCGCTGATCGTTCCCGTCGCGTGCAAGGGCCGCGCCTCGGTCTATGCCGTCACCGAAAAGGGCAGGGCGGCGATCGAGGCCGCCATTCCCTATTGGCATCAGGCTCAGGAGCGGATCGAGGGCGGTCTCGGCAAGGAGCGCTGGAGCGAAACCCGCGAGGGGCTGAAGGCGTTGCGCCGCGTGGCACGCCTGGCGGACTGA
- the groES gene encoding co-chaperone GroES has translation MKFRPLHDRVVVRRLDGEEKTKGGIIIPDTAKEKPQEGEVIAVGPGGRDEAGKLTPLDVKKGDRVLFGKWSGTEVKIDGQDLLIMKESDVMGVIG, from the coding sequence ATGAAGTTCCGTCCGCTGCATGACCGCGTTGTGGTCCGTCGCCTTGATGGCGAAGAGAAGACCAAGGGTGGCATCATCATCCCCGATACCGCCAAGGAAAAGCCCCAAGAGGGCGAAGTCATCGCCGTCGGCCCCGGTGGCCGCGACGAAGCCGGCAAGCTGACCCCGCTGGACGTCAAGAAGGGCGATCGCGTCCTGTTCGGCAAGTGGTCGGGCACCGAGGTCAAGATCGATGGCCAGGATCTCCTGATCATGAAGGAATCCGACGTCATGGGCGTGATCGGCTGA